The region ATCCCCGGTTAGGTCGACGGGCCCGACCCCGGCCCGGCGGGCGACGGCGACCGCGGCGAGCGTCGAGTGGACGCCCAACTTCCCCAGCACGTTCTGCATATGGGTCCGGACGGTGTGCGGGGAGAGGAACAACCTCTCCGCGACGGCCTTCCGCCCCAGCCCCGCGACCATGCACCGCAGCACTTCCCGCTCCCGCGGCGTGAGCGACTCGACCAGCCGCTCGCTCTCGGTGCGGTGCTTGCGCGCGGCGGTCAACTCCCGCAGGACGCCGGTGAGCAGGGCGGGCGGCAGATGCGTCTCGTCGCGCAGCACACCCCGTATGACGGTCAGGAGCCGCGACAGGGAACAGTCCTTGGCGACCCACCCCGAGGCGCCGGCCTGCAGTGCGAGGGCGGCGCGGCGCGGATCGTCCTTCTCGGCGAGGACGACGATGCGCACGCTCGGCTGCCCCGAACGGACGCCCGCGACGAGCGAGATGCCGTCGACGAGCCCGTCCTCGTTGCCCTCCTGGACCGGTACGGCAGGACGGGCGCCGGGCAGATTGCCGCCCAGGTCGGCGTCGACGAGCAGCACGTCGAATCTGCGGCCCTCCGCGGACGCCCGCTCCAGGCAGCGCAGCGCGGCCGGGCCGCTGCCGGCGGCGGACACGTCGACGTCGGGCTCGGCGGCCAGGGCGGCGGCGAGCGACTCGGCGAAGATGCGGTGGTCGTCGACGACCAGGACACGGATGCGAACCACTGATACCCCCACTGGTCGGGGGACGGACCGGCGCAGGTACGACACCCGAAGTGATCCCGAGCCCGCTCGAACTCGGAACACGGGGTGCCGCAGCCGCACGGCCGCCGCCGTGCTGGAACTGCTACCCCCACTTCGGGCGTCGTACCCGACTGTCTCGCCCCCTGATCAGCACCGGCCCCCACCGGCGCTGTTCACAGGGTACGACCGGGGGCGGGCAGCGGAAGGCAATTTGCAGAACTGATTGGCCAGCGCGTTTATGGTGAGCCGTATGTTTCGTATGGAGACAGGAGACGACAAAGACCGGCGTGATCTGCTCCGCCGGCGACTGCGCGACACGAACACACAGGCGTCTCCGATCCTCCGCGCTCTGCGCGGCACCCCTGCCGAACGGGAACTTCCGCTCC is a window of Streptomyces sp. NBC_00271 DNA encoding:
- a CDS encoding response regulator transcription factor; the protein is MVRIRVLVVDDHRIFAESLAAALAAEPDVDVSAAGSGPAALRCLERASAEGRRFDVLLVDADLGGNLPGARPAVPVQEGNEDGLVDGISLVAGVRSGQPSVRIVVLAEKDDPRRAALALQAGASGWVAKDCSLSRLLTVIRGVLRDETHLPPALLTGVLRELTAARKHRTESERLVESLTPREREVLRCMVAGLGRKAVAERLFLSPHTVRTHMQNVLGKLGVHSTLAAVAVARRAGVGPVDLTGDVVERGGQLA